GATTTTGACTATCTGTTCAAGGGTCGCACCAGTCACGAGCAAACCTACGCCGAAGAATTAGAACGTTGCCCAGCGGTGAAAGAACGGGTCGAGAATGCGGAGCAGGTCGAAAAGATCTTCGCGACCAAGGACTACACCTATCGCGCCAGCCAAGGCTCAGGCGACGGTTGGGTGTTGGTCGGCGATGCGTTCGGGTTCCTCGATCCCCTTTACTCGTCTGGCGTCCTGTTGGCGCTGAAGTCAGGCGAGCTGGCGGCCGACGCGATTTGTGACGGCCTCGAAAAAGGGGATACGTCGAAAGATCAACTCGGCCACTGGGTGCCGAACTATCTAGTCGGCATGAAACGGATGCGCCGCTTGGTCAGCGAATATTACGAAGGCTTCAACTTCGGCCGCTTCATCCGCCGCTTCCCCCACTACACCGGCCGCGTCACCGACCTCTTGATCGGCGACCTGTTCAAAGATGATCTGGACGAAGTGATCGCGTCTATGGACCAGATGAAAGCGGAAGACGAAGAAGCCCGGTTGATGTCGACCAAAGAGCAGGACTAGCCTTCTCTTCGTTGCCCGCAGCGCGCGTTTTGAGGTTGCGATATCTAGCAATTCAGGAAGTGTTGAACACGGGCGAAGCACGATAAAACAGGGCCCGATTCAACCGCAAATCGTCACACTAGCCCGCCAGCGCCAGCGAGGGAATAGAGTTGGCGATCCTAACCCGGATTGAAGTGGCGAACCGTATTCCCTCGCTGGCGCTGGCGGGCTAGTGTTCGATTGATTCGAATATAGCGCAACTTCAAAGCTCGCGGGCGAGGGAAATGCGGACGGCTAACACCACTTGTCGGACCACCTCGCCAAAAATTGTCGATTGACAAAGCGCACGGACTTCGGGTCGATTGAGGGGTGAGCGGCGGTGCGCCGATTGGGTTTGTTCGCGCGCCCGGTGAGGATTTTAAACAGCCATTTGCCGCCTCAAGTTTTCAACCACCAAGCGGTGGCGGCGCTGATTGTACGCGCTGGGAATTCGAAGGGAGGGAGACGATTGAAATGTTGGACTCCGCAAGAAAAAATACGTTGTGGTCCAGTCCACATCGTGAAACTAGTCACGAAGTTCGAAATCTGAATGTCGAAGACGGAGTGAGGAACGAATTTCCAGCGGGGCATTCATTATTGGGAATCGAGGGCGAATTTCGTTCGCTGGCATCGGGCAACGAAAAAAAACGTTGCGGTCCGGTCCGGTCCAAAGAATCTGACGCCGCACCCAATTGCCCAAATTGACTCCCAGGCAAGCTGGGTGATTGGACGAAAAAAAATTGCTGCGGTCCGGTCCAGTCCTAAATCCCAAAAGAGATCACGAACGTCGCCGGCGGGAAGTAATCTGCTGCGCCAGGAAATGCCAGATCAGTCCGGCCGCGATCAGAAGGAGCCCCCATTGCCAAACCGCCGCATCGACCCAAAAGGGAAGCAGCAAGCAGATCGCCAATCCGATCCAAGCGAAGACCGCCGGATAGAGTCGTTGCTTGCGCGTTAGACGCAGCGCCGCCAGATTGGTCAGCGCGTAGTAGATCAAAACCGTAAAGGCGCTGAATGACCAGGTTGTTTTTACATCACCGATCAGGACCAGCCCCATGACGATCGCCGCGACCAGCTGCACCGCCGCCGTCGGTGTCGTTTGAGCAGCGTTCAGCTGACCAAAGATCGCCGGCAGATCACGGCGACGTCCCATCGCCAGCACGACGCGCGACAGTCCCAATACCAGATTCAGCAAGACACCGGCCATTGCGGTGGTCGCTCCCAGCGCTAGGACAATCGCCAGCGGAGCGCCGCCAACTTGGCCCGCGACAACTTCGAGCGGAGCCCCTTGCGACAACGTTGCGCTCGCTAGTTGGTCAGCTCCCAAAACGCCGACCGCAACCAGTCCGATCAGCCAGTAAAAGGCCATGGCAATGAACAAGGTGACGATGATCGCGAGCGGGATCGTGCGTCGCGGGTTTTCGACTTCTTCCCCCAGCGTGGCGATTCGCCCATAGCCGGTGTAGGCGACAAACATCAATGCGACGGCCTGGATCAGTCCAAACGTGGAGGAGCGATCGGCGGTAACCGGAGAAAACATCGGTACAAATCGTGCGCTGCTGGCCAGCGCGGTCGGCAATGCGATGACAATCAGGAGGAGCAGCGCGAGCAGCGTGGTCGTCACGAGAATCGCGTTCGCCAGATTGCTGCGACGCATGCCGGTCAAAACGGCGGCGGTCACCAATAAGACGATCAGCAGACTGATCGGCAATCGCCACGCTGGAGCGTCGATTTGCAGCAAGTGGAGGAGATAACCAGAAAACCCGAGAGCCGCCGTCGCCGCCGACGCCGACTTGGCCGCGACAAACATCCACCCGGCGAGAAAGCCGAGACAAGGGTGCAACCAGCGGTATCCATATTCATACGTCCCGCCGCTGACCGGATGTGCGGCCGCCAGCTGAGCGCTGCTAAGTCCATTACAAGTCGCCAATAACGCGGCCAGCGGAATCGCCAACAGCACGGCAGGGCCCGCCGCGCCGGCGGCAATGCCGACGCTGACAAAGATGCCGGTACCGATGATCGAACCAAGGCCAAGGAAGATCGCGCCGACGAGGCCGACCTCGCGTTGTAGACGAGGGGCGTTTGCTTTTGCGGTGGAAACAGGGGGGACGTCGTTCACAAAGCGGCAGGGAGAGAAAGGAATCGTATCGAAAGTCACTCGCTTACTAAGGTACACGGCGGAAGTTGCGGACAAAACGGTGCGAGCGTGTTGGCGACGACCTGCCTGTGGCGAAAAAACAAAGAATAAAAGCAGGTTTCGCGCTGTCATAGCGCCGGCGGAAATCGGCGAAAAACAGCTGCTAGGCAAGATTTTGGCCATGACGTAGTCGACCTCTCTCACGTTAGAATGCGGCAATCGAGCCCTGGATACTGCGAGGATTGACATCATGAAGGTTTCACTGATTGGACTTGGCAAAGTCGGTTCCGCCGTCGCGCATGCGATCGTGCTGAAGGGATTGGCGGATGAACTCGTGCTCGTATCGCGTCGTACCGAGATGGCCCGCTCGGAAGCGGATGACCTGAATCACGCCGCCGGGCTCGAAGAACATTCGGTCGATGTTCGCGCCGGCAGCGAGACGGATACGGCCGGCTCCGACGTCCTTTTGTATTGCGACGCTTCGCAGAATAAGCTGACTGACGTCGATCGTTACAGCGCCGCACGCGGCAATCTCGAACGTCTGCGTGAGCGAATCCCGATCCTCGCCGCCGCTAGTCCGCAAGCGATTTGCGTGATGGTGACCAACCCGGTCGACGTGATGACCTGGTTCGCGTTGCAGTTGTCCGGCTTTCCGCTAGAACGCGTCTTTGGCGTCGGCACGTTGTTGGATACGGCGCGGCTGCGACGGCTCCTCTCCGAAAGATGGAGCGTGCATGCCAGCGACGTGCGAGCCTATGTCATCGGCGAACATGGCGAAGACCAGGTCGCGTCGTTCAGCAGCGCTTCGCTGGGGGGAGAATCGATGAAGCCGAGCGACGATCTCGCATCGCTCGCACGTCAAGCGGCCGAATCGGCCGGCAAGATCTATCGTACTCGCGGTTTCACCAACTATGGGATCGCCGGCGCGACGATGATGATTCTTGAATCGATCCGCAACAATCGCCGCCGCACAGCGCCGGTCAGCATGCGGATTAACAACTACTATGGAGTGAGCGACGTTTGTCTCTCGCTGCCGGCGGTGATCGGGCGCCGCGGGATAGAACGCGTGCTGCGACCCGAACTGAACGAAGCGGAGCAGGCGACGTTTCATCGCGGCGCTGTCCGGATTGGGGAAGTGATTCAAACGTTGGCGCCCTCGCTGGCCGCTGCGTCGTAAACGGCGCGAAGCCGCTAGAGAGAGGAAGGATTGGCGCCGCTCAATTTCGGGTGGGAGAAGAGACCTCGTAATGTGTCGAGCGCCGGCGGTTTCACCAGGTGTTCGTCAAAGCCGGCTGCGGCTGATTTGCGGCGATCTTCTTCTTTGCCGTAGCCGGTCAGCGCGATCAACAACGTTTGATCAAGCTCGGCGTCTTCGCGAAGTCGTTGGCCGACCTGATAGCCGTCCATGTTAGGCAACCCGATGTCGAGGAAGATCATCTCGGGCCGCATCGCAAAAGCCTTGGCGATCGCGGTCGGGCCGTCATGGGCCAGTTCGATTTGATGTTCACCCAGTTTCCCTAGCAGCAGCGATAACATGCGGGCCACGCCGATATTGTCATCGACCACAAGGATCCGGCGAGCGATGTTAGACGCATCATCGGCCGACTCGACTTCGATGGGCAATGGCGCATCTGAGATCGGCAGTTCGACGATAAATTGGCTCCCTTTGCCGGTGCCGTTACTTTTGACCGAGACCGCGCCATGATGCATTTCGACCAGATTGCGGACCAGGGTCAGGCCGATGCCGAGTCCCCCTTGCGCGCGGTCCAGAGCGCGAGACGATTGCGTGAACAGATCGAACACGTGGGCGGTCAATTCGGGCTCGATGCCGATGCCGTCGTCACTGATCCGGATTTGCGCCATGCCATCGACACGATCCACGGAAAGTTGAATATGGCCGCCGGGATCGGTGTACTTGGCGGCGTTGTTCAGCAGATTGCTGACTACTTGCACCATGCGGACCGGATCAACGTGGATCGGAATCGACTCGGCAGGCAAATCGACTTCCAGTTGATGGTCTTTCTCGTCAAAGAGCCACTTCACGGCTTGCACGGCGCGTTCGACGATCGCTGACAAAGACGCGACCTCGGGGCGAAGCTCGACTTTGCCGCGCATGATTCGCGAGACGTCCAATAGATCATCCACCAGGCGGACCAGGTGTTCGACCTGATCCTTCATTGCGTCGAGAACTTCCACGTCTTGAGGAGAGTCGATCTCTAAGATGTCGATGCCGCTGCGGATCGGTGCGAGCGGATTGCGCAACTCGTGCGCCAGCATCGCGAGGAACTCATCTTTGCGTCGATCGGCTTCCCGCAGTTGCTGGTAGAGCACGCTGTTTTCAAAGGCCACGGCGGCGCGACGAGACACATCCTCGGCGGCGCGGAGGGCTTCGTGATCAAACAATCGCCCTGACTCGGCCATGCAGAACGTCAGCACGCCGATCGTCTTACCGCGAGAAATCAAGGGAACTCCGATATAAGACTTCAGCTTCAAGTCTTGCAAGATTTGGAGATGCTCGTCATCGCGCGCCGTCGATCTCAGGCCTTCGTCGGTGACGATTTCCAAGAGTTCGGACGTTTCATTACGGATGATGTTCCAGATGCCGAACTTGTCATCCTGCTCCGGCGGATGAAGCGCGTTCAGACGATTAGAGAGTTCGACCTTCGCTGGATCTTGGTGCATTAGCGCAACGCGACGGGGCTGGCCATTTTCATCCAGCAAGTCGACGGCGCACCAATCCGAGAAATTGGGGACGGCGACGCGCGCCAATTCTTTGAACGTCGCTTCGTAATCAAGATTGGCGGTCAAGCAAGCGCTGGCGTCAGCCAGAAAACGATTGATTTGCTCGGTTCGTTTTTGCCTTTGAATATCGGTGCTGGAAACGAACCAGCGTACGACGGCGCCGTTGGCGTCTCGGACAGGAACTGCACGCGTCAGGAACCAGCGATTGGAGTTCTTCGCTTGATCAAAAAAACGATGCTCGATCTCGCAAGGCGATCCGCTGCGAACCGCTTCGCTCCAAGTTATGCGAAAAGCCGTCAGGTCATCCGGTGGCAGCAAATGCTCCCAGTTGCGATCATCGTCGGCGCCGCGTTTGAAGTTGGTGAATTGATGCCAGCGATTGTTGAAATAGTCGACTTCCCCATCGGGACCGGCGGACCAAACGATGTGCGGCATCGCATCAGCCAACTGGCGCAAGCGGGCTTCGTTCTCACGAATCGCGTCTTCCGTCTCTTTCAATTCGGTGATGTCGCGAGTCGTTCCGGCGACCGCTTCGACCTCTCCGTCGGCGCCAAAAACCGGCAGGAAAATATAGTCATGAATGCGACGGCCGTTGGCCCCGGTATAGGGAACTTCGCCGCGTATCGATGCACACGTTGCGACAACCTGATCGATCTCACGGGCATGTAGTTCGGCATGCCAAGTTTCGTAACCGAGTTCAAAGCAATCTTTACCGATCGCTTCGTCCCAAGTTCGTCCCCACATTTTTAGGAGCGCGTCATTCGCGTAGGTGAAGCGATGTTGCAGATCGAAAACGTAGACCAGATCAGGAATGGTGGAGAGAATGGTGCGGTATAGTCGGCGTTGTCGTTCGGTTTCGGCGGTGAGTCGCTCGAGGATCTGTTCACCTCGCTTGCGGACGACATATTGGGCGATAGCGTCAGCCAATGGGGCGAGATCGCTGAGGATCGCGTCGGAGAGTTCGTGCCGAGCGAACGTCGCCAAAACGCCGATTACGCGGCCTTCGATCGTCAGGGGATAGCCGGCGAACGCGACCATTCCTTCGCGCAGCGCCCATTGCGGATCGCTCAGATTGGGATCGAGCGGCGCTTGGTTGGTCACCAACGGTTGACACTGCCGCGCGATGCGGCCGATCTTGCCTTCGCCCATGACGACGCGTTGGTGTCCGGCGAGCAAATGACCTCGTTCGCCGGCGTTCGCTTTCAAATCCAAGATCGTTTCCGATTCGTCAACGATCCAGATGCGCGCCAGCGCCGTATCAAGGTGTCGCACGACCGCTTCCGCGCAACGTTGCAAGACGTCGGTCATCGGTTCGCTTGTGGTCAGGCAACCGCTGACGTCGGCGCGCATCGCCGCTAGTCGCGAACGCTCGGACAGGATCTGTTCGTTTCGTTTCCGTTCGGTCAGGTCGAGCAGCGAACCGACCATGCGAACCGGTTTGTTCTCGTCACGGACGATTCGCCCGCGATCAAACACGTAGGCGTAATCGCCGTCCGCCCTTTGGAAGCGATACTCGTCGGCCCAGCGTTCTTGTTCATGCTCAATCGCATACTGAATCCCGTCGATCACCCGCTGGCGATCTTCAGGATGGATGCCTGCTTTCCACCAGCTCGCGTCAGTCCCGACCTGCGACTTGGTGTAGCCAAAGTTGCGCAGCAGCCCTTCGTTCCAGCGAACCTTGTTCGTATTGAGATCCCAATCCCAGATCGCGTCATTGGCCGCTTCGCTGACCAGGCGATAGCGGATTTCGCTATCACGTACTTTTTCGGCCGTGGCGCGTTCGTCGGTGATGTCGACGTTCATGCCGACCCACTCACGCACGCTGCCGTCCGAATTCAAGATCGGAACGCCTCGTACGGAGGTCCAGCGATATTCTCCGTCACTGCGGCGGAGACGATATTCGCATTGGTAGGCGGTGCGATCGGCAGTCGCGATGCGCCAGCTTTCGGAGGTATGTTCGCGATCATCGGGATGAACGGCGTCCAGCCAGCCGCTTCCTCTCCATTGGTCGAACGTTTGCCCGGTGAAGGCGCGCCAAGTGGGCGAGTCTTCAACGATTTGGCCGTTGGGAGCGGTCGTCCAGACGATCGTTGCCGTCGCTTTGACCAACGCGCGAAAGCGCTCTTCGCTGGACTGCAGTTTCTGTTCGGTGCGTCGCCGTGAGGTTACGTCACGAAAAACCAACACGGCGCCGATGATCGCGCCGCTGCGATCGCGAATGGGGGAAGTGCTGTCTTCGACCGGCAGTTCGCGCCCGCTTTTGGCGATCAAGATCGAATCGGTCGCGGCGCCAACGGTCACCTCTTCGGCGGCGGCTCGCAGCGCCACATTATCAATCGTTTTGCGCGAGTGTTGATGGACCAGGCGAAAGACTTGCGTCAATGGGCGGCCGAGGGCCTCGACGGTGGTCCAATCGGTCAACTCTTCCGCGACAGGGTTCAAGCCGGTGATCTTACCGTTAACATCGGTCGTGATCACTGCGTCGCCGATGCTCGACATGATCAGCCGCAGTTCTTCGCGACGTTTGACCTCGCGCAAGACGGCTCGGCGTTTCGCCTCGTTGACGATCGCGATCATCACGCCGATCACAAAAAAGAGCGCGACGCGCAACAAATCGCCAGCGCTGTCTACACGCGGCGAAAAGAGAGGTGACAGAAAATAATAGCAACCGACGATGACGCACAAGGCCGTTGAAAGCAGGCCAGGATAGAGACCTCCCCACCAGGAAGCGATCAGCACCGCGGTCACCAGCAGCATCATCCCGGCCGACTCGCCGAGCTGCGTAGTTAGAATCAGGCCGAGCCCCAGACAAGCGGCCGAAACGACGATCGCAACAAGATATCCAAAGAAGGCGGATTGCAGAATTCTCGGCACAATCGAATCTCAACGTGGGTAGGAACCGCCAACAACAGGGCAGGTGGGCAACAGAAGAGTATTCGGCTTTATGCTATCGTATGCTCCGCAAAGCTGACAACCAATGGACGTTTCGGAGAGAGCGGAAAGTTGCCGCATCTGATGTCGGAACAAAAACAGCCGCGCCTTATGGTGGAGGAGCGGCTGTTCGATCCGTTCGTATCCCGTGTCGCCGCGCTATTGCACTTTGGCCAGGGCCTGTGTAGCCGCGGCGCGAACCGCATCCGACTTGTCGTCACTCGCCGCTTTCGACAAAGCGTCTTTGGCGGTAGCGGCTTGTTTGCCGAACATGCCAAGCGCCTTGGCCGCTTCTAAGCGAACCAAGTCGCTTCCCGTCGTCAGGGCGGCGGCCAGAACCGTCGTCGCTTTGGCGGCGGCTGGGCTGGAGGGATCGATGTGAGCAATCGCCCAACCGGCGGCGACCTTGGTAAACTCGCCATCGCTATCTAGCAACGGGACGATCTGGGGGATCGACGGCTTCGCGGCCGGGCCGATGCTGCCGAGAGCGTAAAGTGCGCTTTGTTGCAAACCGGCGCTAGGGCTAGCAAGGAACTTGGTGATCGCTTCTGTGGCCGGAGCGGCCGCCGCGCCAAGTCCGCCCAGGACCATCATCGTTTCGCTTTGGACCTGGCCATCGGTAACTTTCAAAGTCTCGATCAAGGCCGGAATCGCTGCTTTAGCGTCAGGACCAAGCTGACGGAGGATCGCCAACGCATGCATCCGCAACCCTTCGATTTCCAGGGCTTTCACCAGACGCGGCGTCGCGCTTGGGCCCAGCTTGACAATTGCTTCACGAATGTTGACCACGACCGTCGGATCGGCGTCGGAGAGCGCTTTCAGCAAAGCCGGCGCGACCAGTTCGCGAGGCGCTTCGAGTTCCGTAAGGCAGCGAGCGGCTGCGGCGCGAACGTTGGCGTTTTTGTTTTTCATCCCTTTAACAAGATCTTCGACGGCATGTTTGACCGCTTCGGCGTCTTCGGGATGGATGCGAGCAATCGCCCATTCACCCAGCATGTGCATGAATTCGTCGTCCGAGTTGGCGGCCGATTCCAGGGCCGGCTGGGCGGCGACATCTTTGATGACGCCGAGCGCATAAGCCGAAGCGTATCGAACGGCGACCGAATCGTCTCCTTCTAAGCTAGCGGCCAATTGGCCAACCGCGGCCTTGGCGCCGGGGCCGATCTCTCCCAATGCGACGGCAGCTTGCATCCGCGTTTCTGGATCTTTGTGCGACTTCAGCACTTCGGCCAGGTTGGGCGAGGCGCTCTCGGCTTCGGGGCCCATCTCGCCGGCGATCAAGCAGGCCCAATAGGCGCCCCGTTCGGTCAGCAAAGCTTTTTTCAGAACGGGCAACGATTTTTTGCCTGCTTCGGCCAACGTGTGCAGCGCCGGAACGACGACGCTGGGGTCGGCGTCATCCAAGATTTTGGCGATCAGCGGCAATGTTTCATTGGGATCGGTCGGCAACTTGCGAACGGCCCCCATCGCGGCGCGGCGGACGATCGCTTCTTTGTCAGTGATTTTCTTGATCAGCGCCGGGACGGCCGGAAGCGCTTTTTCGCCGATCTCGCCGATCGCATAAGCGCTGTAGGCTCGCACTTCGGCGTCGGGATCATCGAGGCCTTTGGTCAACGCATCTAGCGCTGGCGCTGCGGCTGCTTCGTATTCGGCGAGAGCACGGGCGGAATGCCAACGTAGTTCGGCGTCTTTGCTTCCCATCGCCGTAATCAAAGCGGGAACCGCTTTGTCGGCCGCTTCGGGATGAAGCGCCAGCGCGTCGGCCGCGGCGACCGCGTCTGCGCCTTCGCTCGACAGTTTCTTGATCGAATCGGCAGCGTCAGCCCAAGCGACCGAAGCGACTGCCAAAGGCAGGGCCACGGACAACAATAGTCGTTTGTACATTGCAAGCTCCGCAGAAAAGTACGTCGGTTGCGACGATGGTTTTGGAGAAGGAGATCGGAAGATGAGAGTGGAGAGCGTAGGCCGTCGGACGGTTAGCCAGACGGGAACTGGGCGTCGTAAACCAGCGATTTCATGAAGTTGCTGGCGTCGACAAAGTCTTGCGGAGAGTATTCGCGAATTCGTATCTTCAGTTCGTCGAACATCGAATCGGCGGTGCCGGTGACGTTGCGGTATTCGTCCACATTGGCGTAAGAACCTTCACGAGCACGCATTGCGAACGCCAAGTTCAGCTTCTCGCGGTATTCGTCATACGGCTTGTCGGTCAGGATGAACGGCCAGTTGATTTCGCCGGTCAGCGGATCCAACTGCGACGCGGCCAAGCGTTGCGGAGCTCGCTCTTGATTGAAGCGGAACAGCTGTTCGCTGGTCGGTTTCGGGCCTGCCTTTTCGGCGCGGTATTCATCGTTGCGGCGCCGCATCTCGAAATAGACCTGTTGGGCCCGGTTTCGATTTTCAATGTACTGACTGCGCGCTTCTTCGATGTCGATCGCGGCGCGGGCCGTGTTGAGGTTGTACTCACCTTGAGCGCGGACGATGTCCGCCAGGCCGCGTGCCTGACTTTCCGCGACGGTCGCAGCTTTGGCGCCGGTGTTGTAGTACCACTGGGCCGACGCATTTTGAGCGACCGCCGACGCAATGCCGATAGCTAGAATTAGTCGAAGCGACATGACGCATCCCTCGATTAAGTCGAATACGATTCAGTGAAACTGGATCGCGAGATAAGCTTTGGGGAAATAGGATGTCTTCGCGGTTTGCGAAAACATCATTTCCAGAATAGCCGATACGACGTCGAAAGCAACAAACCGGGCCTAAAACCCGCTTTTGCATCCCCCCCGACAATATCGGGCCATTTCTCGGACTAACTGGCCAAAAACCTATTCAGCTTCTGGGCCAAGCGAGGCCAGTTCCCCTGCTTTGTCTCACATTCCCACACGATCAGCGTTTTCCACCCCAGTTTTCGCAGTGATTTTAGGCTTTGGCGGTCACGCTGTTGATTCCTGCTTAATTTCTTACGCCAATAGTCAGCGTTCTGTTTCGGTAAAGGGCGTCGTCCTCTGGCGCAGTCATGCTGATGCCAAAAGCACCCATGTACGAAAATTACTTTCCTGCGACCGGGGAAAGTCAAATCGGGGCTCCCCGGCAAGTCGCGACGACCCAGCCGAAAGCGGTAGCCCAAGCGATGCGCCAAGCTGCGGACAATCCGCTCTGGCCGAGTATCGCTCGAACGAACTCGCCGCATTATTTCGCTGCGAGTTTCGGAATCAAAAATATCGGTCGAGCGGGACATTCGCGCTACCGGCAAAAGAGTTCCAACTGACGCGGGGAGATACATTCGGCCGCCAGACGGTTCAGATAGTTCTCGCCGATCCAGGTCAGCACGCTCGAACAGACGGCGTCGCCGAATCCAAATAACGCGTCGTTGTTCGATCCGCTGATCGTAAATTCGCCGGCGCCCATCAGTCGAGCGCATTCACGCGGGGTCAACAGACGGACCGCATAGCGACCGTAGCCTGCTTTGAACAGGATCTGGCGTCCGCTGCCTCCTTTGGGCGTTCGCAGGCAGCCGGCCAGCCCGTCGGTTCGCATCTCGGCCATCGAGCGCTTCTCACCATCGGCGGCGCGGCGGACGCGGCGAAAGACGGCTCCATACGTCCAGCGGCGGCGAGCGATCATCGCATCGGCGTCCGCGCGATGACGCGGACTCATCTGGTTGAGCAAGTATTCGGCGCGTTCGTCAGACCACCAAGCCGGATCGTCATCGGCCAGTTTCTCTAAGATGTCGGCCAGCTTCTGGGGACTCGCGGTTGGCGGAGCAGGCAAGCTGGCGCAGCTCCAGATGATCTCGGGATGGCGCTGGATGAAATCGACCAGGCTCGGCGGGCGAAGCGGCGAAGGGGTCAACAGCTCAGGTGCGATCGTCTCGTCATCATCGACCGCTTTGGCGATCACAAACAGGCGTAGACGGCTTTGCGGCGTGAACCATTTGGCGTCAAGCATGACCGGGTCGACGCGATAGCCGAGTTCGTTCAGCGCGGTCAGCACCGCGGCGAAGTCGGCGCCTCCGTGCGAGTTGAGCAGCCCTGGGACGTTTTCAAGCAGTACGAGCGGCGGCCGGCGGCCGCCAAGTCGCTTGAGTATGTCAAAGAAGCCCCAGAACGCCGAAGACTGAGCGCCTTTTAGGCCTTTGCGTCCTCCGGCCAGCGAGAGATCGGTGCAGGGGAATGAGGCCGTTGCGAGCGTTACGTCAGGGATCGTCGCCGCATCCAATTGGTGGACGTCACCCAGCGCGAAAGCTTCGTCGGCTCCAAAGTGCGCTTCGTATTGGCGATGTTTGGCGGCGTCGATGTCATTGGCGAAGAGAACCTCCCAGTCGGCGCGCTCGAGTCCAAGACGGACGAGACCAATGCCGGCGAAGAATTCGGCGAACGTGCGCGGCGCTGGTGCGGACATAATCGACTTCCGATGTCAAAGCGAAGCAAGAGGCCGCATTATCGCCGAGATCCGCGAAATGCTCAATCGTCCGCCAGCAGGGAAGGCTGACGTTTTATCCTCCACAGATGGAGCGGGAACCGCGCTATCCTTTGCTGCCGGAGTAGATCTCGGCGTATTCAATCACCCAGACATCGATGTAATTGGTGAATGCGTCGATGTCGGCTTCCCCCAATTTCTCGAAGTAGTTGCGATTGAAGGTCTCTTTGTTGCGTATCGCGCCTTTGGCGGTCAGCTCAAGGACGTGAACGGACGAATAAGGACGAATCGTCATTTCCAGCCGGCTATACAAACTGCGGCGTTTGCCGCCGGTCAAGTCAAGGTCGTCGCGATAACAAGCGGCGCCCCAACCTCGTTCGCCAAAGATCGTCTCGGTTTGAAAACCAGGAAAATGATTGGGCAACGTGCTGACGCACTTTTCGATGTAGTCCGAGAGTTGCAGGCGCAATTTGCTGTGCAGTTCGCGACATTCTTCTTCGCTCAGCGTTTGAGCGCGGAGCGCTTCGGTGCGAGCGGAGCTCCGTTTTTCGCCTCGTTGGATCGCTTTTTTCAGGCGGTCTTCAAAATCGTTCATGAATCTTCGTATCGCGCTAGGCGATGTGGAGGGAGCGAAGGGGAAATCGCAAAACGTTCCGCTGCGCTGCGAACAACAAGGCGATTGGCATGACGGTTCTCGAGAAATGCCGTCATTGGGAGCCGAGCGGGACTATTTCCCTTTCGGCTTCTTCTTCTCTTTTTCTTCTTTTTGACTTTGATTCAGGAACTGAGCGAGGTCGCCGAACGAGCGAAGCGGCTCTTTACCTTCTTTCATCGCTTCGGAGATCGGCTTCTTCGGCGTCGGTTTCGATTTGGCGACGAACGTCTTCGACTTCGGTTTTCCATGGGCCGCATGTTGCGATTTGTTCCCCTGGCGATTTTTGTCGCGCGGAGGTCGCTTGGCCCGTTCTGGGCGATCAACCCGCTTCTTTTCGTCGGCGGCCGGAACTGGCTTTTCGGTGCCGGGCTCAATCGCCGTCAGCGAAACG
The nucleotide sequence above comes from Blastopirellula sp. J2-11. Encoded proteins:
- a CDS encoding malate dehydrogenase; the protein is MKVSLIGLGKVGSAVAHAIVLKGLADELVLVSRRTEMARSEADDLNHAAGLEEHSVDVRAGSETDTAGSDVLLYCDASQNKLTDVDRYSAARGNLERLRERIPILAAASPQAICVMVTNPVDVMTWFALQLSGFPLERVFGVGTLLDTARLRRLLSERWSVHASDVRAYVIGEHGEDQVASFSSASLGGESMKPSDDLASLARQAAESAGKIYRTRGFTNYGIAGATMMILESIRNNRRRTAPVSMRINNYYGVSDVCLSLPAVIGRRGIERVLRPELNEAEQATFHRGAVRIGEVIQTLAPSLAAAS
- a CDS encoding APC family permease, with translation MYLSKRVTFDTIPFSPCRFVNDVPPVSTAKANAPRLQREVGLVGAIFLGLGSIIGTGIFVSVGIAAGAAGPAVLLAIPLAALLATCNGLSSAQLAAAHPVSGGTYEYGYRWLHPCLGFLAGWMFVAAKSASAATAALGFSGYLLHLLQIDAPAWRLPISLLIVLLVTAAVLTGMRRSNLANAILVTTTLLALLLLIVIALPTALASSARFVPMFSPVTADRSSTFGLIQAVALMFVAYTGYGRIATLGEEVENPRRTIPLAIIVTLFIAMAFYWLIGLVAVGVLGADQLASATLSQGAPLEVVAGQVGGAPLAIVLALGATTAMAGVLLNLVLGLSRVVLAMGRRRDLPAIFGQLNAAQTTPTAAVQLVAAIVMGLVLIGDVKTTWSFSAFTVLIYYALTNLAALRLTRKQRLYPAVFAWIGLAICLLLPFWVDAAVWQWGLLLIAAGLIWHFLAQQITSRRRRS
- a CDS encoding PAS domain S-box protein, encoding MPRILQSAFFGYLVAIVVSAACLGLGLILTTQLGESAGMMLLVTAVLIASWWGGLYPGLLSTALCVIVGCYYFLSPLFSPRVDSAGDLLRVALFFVIGVMIAIVNEAKRRAVLREVKRREELRLIMSSIGDAVITTDVNGKITGLNPVAEELTDWTTVEALGRPLTQVFRLVHQHSRKTIDNVALRAAAEEVTVGAATDSILIAKSGRELPVEDSTSPIRDRSGAIIGAVLVFRDVTSRRRTEQKLQSSEERFRALVKATATIVWTTAPNGQIVEDSPTWRAFTGQTFDQWRGSGWLDAVHPDDREHTSESWRIATADRTAYQCEYRLRRSDGEYRWTSVRGVPILNSDGSVREWVGMNVDITDERATAEKVRDSEIRYRLVSEAANDAIWDWDLNTNKVRWNEGLLRNFGYTKSQVGTDASWWKAGIHPEDRQRVIDGIQYAIEHEQERWADEYRFQRADGDYAYVFDRGRIVRDENKPVRMVGSLLDLTERKRNEQILSERSRLAAMRADVSGCLTTSEPMTDVLQRCAEAVVRHLDTALARIWIVDESETILDLKANAGERGHLLAGHQRVVMGEGKIGRIARQCQPLVTNQAPLDPNLSDPQWALREGMVAFAGYPLTIEGRVIGVLATFARHELSDAILSDLAPLADAIAQYVVRKRGEQILERLTAETERQRRLYRTILSTIPDLVYVFDLQHRFTYANDALLKMWGRTWDEAIGKDCFELGYETWHAELHAREIDQVVATCASIRGEVPYTGANGRRIHDYIFLPVFGADGEVEAVAGTTRDITELKETEDAIRENEARLRQLADAMPHIVWSAGPDGEVDYFNNRWHQFTNFKRGADDDRNWEHLLPPDDLTAFRITWSEAVRSGSPCEIEHRFFDQAKNSNRWFLTRAVPVRDANGAVVRWFVSSTDIQRQKRTEQINRFLADASACLTANLDYEATFKELARVAVPNFSDWCAVDLLDENGQPRRVALMHQDPAKVELSNRLNALHPPEQDDKFGIWNIIRNETSELLEIVTDEGLRSTARDDEHLQILQDLKLKSYIGVPLISRGKTIGVLTFCMAESGRLFDHEALRAAEDVSRRAAVAFENSVLYQQLREADRRKDEFLAMLAHELRNPLAPIRSGIDILEIDSPQDVEVLDAMKDQVEHLVRLVDDLLDVSRIMRGKVELRPEVASLSAIVERAVQAVKWLFDEKDHQLEVDLPAESIPIHVDPVRMVQVVSNLLNNAAKYTDPGGHIQLSVDRVDGMAQIRISDDGIGIEPELTAHVFDLFTQSSRALDRAQGGLGIGLTLVRNLVEMHHGAVSVKSNGTGKGSQFIVELPISDAPLPIEVESADDASNIARRILVVDDNIGVARMLSLLLGKLGEHQIELAHDGPTAIAKAFAMRPEMIFLDIGLPNMDGYQVGQRLREDAELDQTLLIALTGYGKEEDRRKSAAAGFDEHLVKPPALDTLRGLFSHPKLSGANPSSL